One region of Quercus lobata isolate SW786 chromosome 2, ValleyOak3.0 Primary Assembly, whole genome shotgun sequence genomic DNA includes:
- the LOC115977158 gene encoding protein CHLORORESPIRATORY REDUCTION 6, chloroplastic: protein MATTIKPILPLYHSHKQTVSSPTPCISCKPISDPMASLQISHSTRPRGQVAVSVAFNPSGKFDFSLTDDEEDTSKVAPPMPPSEDRFDVVIDNDIISRLDLSPFQATTGITSPLSVEPKEFLERTIGFTINYTREDQYDPRELTEFPDIRLWFVRLDAAYPWLPVLLDWRAGELARYAAMLVPHQMNMRMGVVFNPEALELFVMKKVFIVYSWLKQHDIPKPRLKTSDMARMLGFGIGDELFDLIEKHPLDLS, encoded by the exons ATGGCTACAACCATCAAGCCTATTCTTCCACTTTATCATTCACATAAACAAACAGTTTCCTCTCCTACTCCATGCATTTCCTGCAAACCCATCTCGGATCCCATGGCTTCTTTGCAAATTTCGCATTCAACTCGGCCACGCGGACAAGTGGCAGTCTCAGTTGCTTTCAATCCATCAGGGAAATTCGACTTCTCTTTAACTGACGATGAAGAGG ATACATCAAAAGTGGCACCTCCAATGCCACCTAGTGAAGACCGATTTGACGTGGTTATTGATAATGATATCATTAGCCGTCTTGACTTATCCCCATTTCAAGCCACAACAGGGATTACCTCACCATTATCTG TTGAGCCAAAAGAGTTTCTTGAACGTACAATTGGTTTTACCATCAACTATACAAGAGAAGATCAATATGATCCTAGAGAATTAACAGAATTTCCTGATATAAGACTCTGGTTTGTAAGACTTGATGCTGCTTATCCATGGCTGCCTGTCTTGTTAGACTGGCGAGCAGGAGAGCTAGCTCGTTATGCAGCCATGTTGGTCCCTCATCAG ATGAATATGAGAATGGGTGTTGTTTTTAATCCTGAGGCACTGGAACTGTTCGTTATGAAGAAAGTTTTTATTGTCTATTCTTGGTTGAAGCAACATGATATTCCTAAGCCTAGATTGAAGACAAGTGACATGGCCAGGATGCTTGGATTTGGAATTGGAGATGAACTATTCGACTTGATCGAAAAGCACCCACTTGATCTATCCTAA